The DNA window AGGCTCGACGCGCCCTCGAGCGCGGTGTCGACAAACTCGCCGACGCGGTGAAGGTCACCCTCGGGCCGCGTGGTCGCCACGTCGTGCTCGCGAAGGCCTTCGGCGGCCCCACCGTGACCAATGACGGCGTCACCATCGCGCGCGAGATCGACCTCGAGGACCCCTTCGAGAACCTCGGGGCCCAACTGGTCAAGAGCGTCGCCACCAAGACCAACGACGTCGCGGGCGACGGCACCACCACCGCCACCGTGCTGGCCCAGGCGCTGGTCCGCGCCGGGCTGAAGAACGTCGCCGCGGGCGCCAACCCGATCTCGGTCGGCAAGGGCATCGACAAGGCCGCCGAGGCGGTTTCCGCGGCACTGCTGGAGCTGGCCACCCCGGTCTCCGGCGAGCAGGCCATCGCGCAGGTCGCCACCGTCTCCTCGCGCGACGAGGAAATCGGCGAGATGGTCGGCAAGGCGCTGACCACCGTCGGCAAGGATGGTGTCGTCACCGTCGAGGAGTCCTCGACGCTGCAGACCGAACTCGTTGTCACCGAGGGCGTCCAGTTCGACAAGGGCTATCTCTCGCCCTACTTCGTCACCGACGCCGACAGCCAGCAGGCCGTCCTGGAGGATGCCTACATCCTGCTGAACCGGGAGAAGGTCGGCTCGCTGCCGGATCTGCTGCCACTGCTGGAGAAGATCGCCGAATCCGGCAAGCCGGTGCTGATCATCGCCGAGGACGTCGAGGGTGAGGCGCTGTCCACCCTGGTCGTCAACTCGATCCGCAAGACCCTCAAGGCCGTTGCGGTGAAGGCCCCGTTCTTCGGTGACCGTCGCAAGGCGTTTCTCGACGATCTGGCCGTGGTCACCGCGGGCACCGTGGTCAACCCGGATCTGGGCATCACGCTGCGCGAGGCGGGCATCGAGGTGCTCGGCAAGGCCCGTCGCATCGTGGTCACCAAGGACGACACCACGATCATCGACGGTGCGGGCACCGCCGAGGACATCGCGGCCCGTGGCGCGCAGCTGCGTCGGGAAATCGAGGCGACCGAGTCCGATTGGGATCGGGAGAAGCTCGAGGAGCGGCTGGCCAAGTTGGCCGGTGGCGTCGCGGTGATCAAGGTCGGCGCGGCCACCGAGACCGCGCTCAAGGAGCGCAAGTACCGGGTCGAGGATGCGGTGAGCGCGGCCAAGGCCGCCGTCGACGAGGGCATCGTGCCCGGTGGCGGCACCGCCCTGGTGCAGGCCGCCGCCAAGCTCGTCGAGCTGCGCGACTCGCTCTCCGGCGATGAGGCCGTCGGTGTCGAGGTGATGCGGACCGCGTTGTCGGCGCCGCTGTTCTGGATCGCCGCCAACGCGGGCCTGGACGGGGCCGTTGTCGTCAGCAAGGTCGCCGACGGCAAGGAAGGCTTCAACGCCGCCACCCTCACCTACGGTGATCTGCTCGCCGACGGTGTGGTGGATCCGGTGAAGGTGACCCGCTCCGCCGTCGTGAACGCGGCGTCGGTGGCTCGGATGATCCTCACCACCGAGAGCGCCGTGGTCGAGAAGCCCGCGGAAGAGGAGCACGACCACAGCCACCACGGCCACTCGCACTGAGTCCAGCGCTCGGCTAGCGTTCGGCCACATGGCAGAAGGCCCCTGGGATCCGTCCCAGGGGCCTTCGTCTTGTGAACAATATGAACATAATTGGCGCACAAAGAGTCGAAAAATATCAATCGCGGCTCCCCGGGCCTATGCCGATCGGGGTGGAAGCCAGCCGAGAGACTAGGAAGCGACGGGGGGCGCTTCAGCGGCGATGGCCGCGAGCAAGCGCTCGCGCAAGGCGGCGGGCGGCTGGGCTGCCGTCGCCGCCGCGAGGGCGGAGAGGACTTCTTTCGTTTGCCGCACTTCGGTCAGGAATTCCGCGCGTAGCGCCGGGTCCTCACCTTCGAGCACTTCTTGTATCGCATTGTGGTCTTCGTCGTCGATCGATCCGAACGCGACGGCGTGCGCGAGATCGATCCGAGCTTGGTACATCTCACGTCACCCCCAAACTTTTCTTCAGTCGTGTCAGTCCGTCCCGTATACGGGACTTAACGGTCGGTAAGCCTACGCCGAGGTAGTTGGCCACCTCCGCATAGGTTCGCCCGCCGTAATAGGCGAGCGAAATGGCCTCTCGCTGGGTCTCTGTCAATGTCCCCAGACCTTTCAGGACGGCCTGCTGCTCGAGCCTGCGCTCCACTTCTTCGGTGACCTCATCGAATTCGTTGCCGAGAACCCTTATCCCATAAGCGACTTCGCGCAGGGTGTGGGCCTGTTCGGCGCGGACCCGGTCGACGGCTCGCCGGTGTGCGAGGGTCATCAACCACGTCACCGCGGATCCCTTGGCCGCGTCGAAACTTGCTGCGGTCCGCCAGATCTGGAGATAGACCTCCTGGGTGGTCTCCTCCGCGTATCCGGGATCGTGCAGGACACGAAGCACCAGACCGAAGACGCGCGCAGACGTCCGGTCGTAGAGCTCGGCGAATGCCTCCTGGTCGGACCGGCCGCAGCGTTGGAGAAGTGCGGCGAGTTCGATACTTTCGGCGGCGCGTGCCGTAACCGCAGATTCCACCCGGTCCGAATCGACCGTGAGTGGGATGGCTTCTCTTCGGAACGAGTCGCCCTCTGCGGCCGTCGGCCGCGTTGTCACAACGCTCCATTCTGTGTCATCGGTCACTACCGTAGCGGGTCGCTATGGCCCCCCTCTCGGTGGGGTCTCAGCAAACCGCCTATGGTCTAGCAACTTTCTGGTAAACCGCGACACGCCAAGGTGTTTCTGGTGGGGACACGCAGTGACATGCCGATAGCTACCACGAAACGCCGGTTGGACAACTTGCTCGGCTTGTGGCCGTGGCCGGTTGTTTGCTAGGCATTCGGCGCCCCGCGCCGCACGGATGGGAAGAAGTTCGTCTACACGGCCATGCGGCGACGGTTGCGCCGGGCGTGCATCTCGCGCTCGGTTTCCGACATTCCGCCCCAGATGCCATAGGGCTCGCTGACTTTGAGCGCGTGGCTGCGGCACTGCATGAGCACCGGGCAGGCCCGGCAGATCTCCTTGGCGCGCATCTCGCGCGCGGTGCGGGCACGGCCGCGTTCACCGTCCGGATGAAAAAACACCGCGGAATCCTGGCCGCGGCAGGATCCTCGCATCTGCCAATCCCAGACGTCCGCGTTCGGTCCAGGGAGGTGGGTAGGCATGGGCATGGTGAACTCCTCGTGGTGCGAGCCCGTCAGCGTTGTCGAGCAGTTGTTCTGCAACAGTTGTGGCCACGGCGCTGGATCGGCGGCGCGCCCTTGGCTCGCCCTTTGTTGGTCGCTGCAATTTCGCGCGGCGCCGACCGTGGCGATGAGTTACGTTAGGTCCAGCCGCGAAATTCCGTCAATAGTTCGATGCAGCAGTTTTCTAAATCTTAAGCTGCGAAATTTAACCTCGAAGCTATTTACTTCTTGCATGGGTCCGGTAATACTAGTCGGTTGACCAGAGGCCGGTGGGTCTTCGCATGGCATCAGTATTACGCATTCCCGCAGGTGGGAACGGTTTCGGACTTGCGTCCCAGCTTCGTGGCGGTTCGCGCTGGCATGGCGTCGGTCACAGCGCCGGTCGGCGGCTCAGACGGTCGGTCGATCGGAGATGGCAGAAACGGGGCGCTGAGGTTAATTGCGCGAAACGCATGTGAATTCCCGGCGCACGTGCTGTGGGATTGCTGACGCGACTTTTACTTGATGGAAACATGCACCGATCGAAATGCTGAATAGTTGCCGGACGTATCTGGCGGACTGTTTCTCACCGCATCGCCGACGGTGTTCCGCAGGATAGAGTTCTGCGGTGTTCGCGCCAGCTTCCCCTATATATATCGAGTCCGCCATGCTTGCCGACGCCGCCTTCGGCGCCTGTCCCGGACGCGCCGCTGCCGAGTTGCCGGTCGCCGCGCACCCGCTCGATTCCTGGTATCGGGCGGTGATCCTCGGTGGTCAGGGTCGCTACGCCGCAGCCCGCGAGGAACTGCACCGACTGCGCGCGAGCAACCCCGATCCGGTATTGCTGTCGCTGGCCGCGAGCACCGAGGGATCATTGCTACGTCAGCTCGGCTGGCACGCCCGCGCCGCGACCTTCGACGGTCGCGCCGCCGCCTTGGTCCTGCCGATCGGGTCCGGCGATCGGGCGGACCCGATCGGGCCGGATCGCACCGCGGCGGTCTGCGATGCGCTGACCGGTCTCGCGGCGGACGCACTCGGCACCGGCCGCCTCGCGCTGGCCACCCGTCTGCTGCGGCGCAGTCATGCCGCGATGACCCGCGCGGGGTCGCCGGCGGGCTGGCGCTCGCTGATCCGCTGGCACTGGGTGTGCGCCGAGACCGCGCTGGCCTCGGGCGCCGCCGACGCCGCGACACCGCATGCCGAGACGGCCCTCGCGCTGGCCGCGGCCGGGCCCTCGGTCCGGCACCGGGTCAAGTCCCGGCTGTTGCTCGCCGCCACCGCCGCGGCATCCGGCGATAACGACCGCGCGCTACGGCTCGCCGACGAGGTCGCCGAACAGTGCCGTGAGCACGGATTGTTGCCATTGCGCTGGGCCAGTTCGATGTTGCGCGCCGGGGTGTCGGTCGGGGCCCGCGCGACCGAGGCCACAACCGACGCACAGCGGTGCGCGGCGCGCATCACCCGTCGTGGCGGGCACTTTCGTCCCATGAGTGATTCCCAGCTCTAGTGAACAGACGACCGTGTTGCCCGTATCCATGGGTTGGGTCGCTATTGTTAGATCCGTTCCGCCCCTTCGGCGGAAGCACTGGTCGCCCCCGACAGTGCCACTTGTAACGCCAGGAAATTCTCTGACGATGACGAACACGGGCGAAGAGTTGGACCTCGCCGTCGCTGCCGCTGCGCAGGGCGACAGATCCGCTTTAGCCCAGGTACTCGAACTGGTCCGCCCGTTGGTGGTGCGCTATTGCCGCGCGCGGATCGGCGCCGCGGAGCGTGGACAGCTCTCTGCGGACGACGTCGCGCAGGAGGTATGTCTGGCCGTGATGACAGCCTTGCCCCGGTATCAAGACCAGGGCAGGCCCTTCATGGCCTTCGTATACGGAATCGCTTCGCACAAGGTCGCAGACGCACATCGAAACGCCGCCCGTAACAAGGCGGAGGCGATGGCCGAAGTACCAGATGTCATATCCACCGACCAAGGTCCGGAACAACGAGCTCTCGAATCCGAGACGAGCAGGCAGATGAACAGCTTGCTCGCGACGCTTCCTGAGAAGCATCGAGAGATCCTGATACTGCGCTTGGTCATGGGTTTGTCAGCAGAAGAAACCGCAGTCGCCGTGGGCAGTACGGCGGGTGCGATACGCGTCGCCCAACACCGGGCGCTCGCGAAACTGAAGTCACAAGTGGCGAGGGCAGGTGAAATGTATGGCTAGGGATGGCGAGCGCGGTCGGGGCGACTGGAAGGCGCGACGTGGATCGCGAAATAGCGGTCCCTACGCCGGGGATGGTGACACCGGACCGGTGGACATCGTCGCGGTGCGCCGAGATGATGCGCTGATCGATGCCATTGCTAGCAACGGACCGGTGCAGACCGACAGCGCGGAGGAGTATCAGCTCGCGACGCTGATGGCGGACTGGCGAGCGGAGCTCATTTCGCCGCCGCTGCCTGGCGAACCGAACCTCGATGAGATCGTTGCGGCGGTCAACCAGGAGATCGGTGCCCGGCAGGTTCGTATCGGTGCGCAGTCCGGTGGGCGACTACGGCTCATTCGTCCGATTCTCGGGACGGCGGCCGCGCTGGCTCTGGTCATCGGTGGTTTGTCCGCGTTCTCCTATGGCGCCGCGCCGGGCGATCCGCTGTGGCGGGTCAAGGAAGTCGTATTCAGCGAGCAGGCGCAAACCACCGTGGTGCAGCGTGCCGACAGCGATCTGGCCAATGCGAAATCCGCGCTCGATCAGCGTAATCCGGAGCAGGCCAAGGCCAAGCTGGAAGGCGCCAAGACGAACGCGGAGCTGATCGACGACCCGGTCAAGAAGGAGAAGCGGCTCAGCGAACTGGATATCTTGTTCGCCGAGCTGGCCAAGACCTTCCCAGATATCGCGAGTTCGATCACCTCGGCGGCACCGACAACGAAGCCGGCCCCGGCGGCGACCGACGGCACCACCGCACCGACCACCAAGCCCAAGCCAGGGACCGACAGTTCGAGTGTGGTGATTGCGCCACCGGTCGACACCAAGCCGTCGACGACGACGGAGCCGACTGCGCCGGACAAGCCGCCGCTACCGACGACACAAGTGCCGGCGACCGCCGAACCGCCCACGCAGCCGAGTCAGAATCACCCGACCCCAGCGACGCCGACCACCGTGGTAACCCCGCCCACGGTGGTCGAGCCGACCGCGGATACCGGCGTGCCCGCGCAGCCGCCGACCCGTCCGCAGTCGCCGACCGGTGGCAACACTTTTGTGATCCCCAGTGGTTTGCCGTCTATGCCCGGGTTGCCGGGATCGGGTCCGGCCACGTAATCGGAGTTCGTACTCCAGCAGTGTTTTCGAGTGGAGAATGCGTCTGATCCGGCGGAAACGTTTGGGGTAGACGCATATCTGGACGCGTGCGCGTGCGTGGTGCGCTGACGTCCGTAATGCCCGTGCATGAACCGATCGCCGACCGGCGGTCGGTTTTTGTGTGTCAGCTATTTCACATCGCGCACGCGCGTCACCGCTCCTCGTACGCGGCGTGCGGTGTCAGCTGTCGAACCCGTCGAACCCATCGCCGTGGAAGGCCTCGTTCATCGAGGCGTCCGCGTATCCCCGGCAGTAATCCCAGGTGACATACGCTTCCGGCACCGGGTCGTAGGCGGGCTCATGCGGGCGCACCGTGCCGTCGACCAGCAGTTGAAGCAGGTTGGCGCGCAGCATGTCCCAGTCGTGGTAATGGTCTTGTCTGCAGTCCTCGCAGCTGACCACCAGTCCTCGGATGCCGCGGTGCGCTAGTAGTGCCTCGTACACCGCAAGGTCGGCGAGATCCTCCTCGACCGCAAGGCGCTCGTGGGGATCCAGCGGTTCGCCGGGCTCGATTGCGTCGAGCGCGGCGGACGGGTCGGAGGGGTCTCCGGCGAACGGATCCGGCGGCAAGCCAGGTGGTAGATGGTCACGCACACCCCCACGGTACGCAGAACAGGGTGGTCTTCGCCAGCTATGTGACGCGCCAGTTTCGCCGGGTGGCTCAGTCCGTGAGCGAGCGTGGGGAGCGAACCAGCAACGTAGCGCGCCTTCGCGCACGACGGAGCCGAGCGTCAGTGAGGCGCAGTCGCGGGTGCGTTTGCGGGACAGATACCATTGGGTGCAGGCCCCGGCCAGTACACAATCATCGCTGGCGGAGCCGCTACCGTCCATCCCATCAGCTTCCACGACACCGGCCGGCCCGGTGCTCGTTGCTATCGACGTCCAGGAGGGGTCGATCCGAATGAGTAATCCCGTATCGGGCGAACGAATCGCGGTCCGCCCTCCTACGGGTGGTGACGATCCGAACAAGATCGCCATGCTCGGCCTCACGTTCGACGATGTGCTGTTGCTACCGGCCGCTTCGGATCTCATCCCCAGCTCGGTGGAGACCTCGAGCCAGCTGACCCGCGAGATCCGGTTGCGCACCCCGCTGTGCAGTTCTGCGATGGATACGGTCACCGAGGCGCGGATGGCTATTTCGATGGCGCGCGCGGGCGGCATGGGTGTGCTGCACCGAAACCTGGCCGCCGCCGATCAGGCCGCGCAGGTGGAGACCGTGAAGCGGTCCGAGGCGGGCATGGTGACCGATCCGGTGACCTGCCGCCCGACCGACACCCTGGCCGAGGTCGACGCCATGTGCGCGCGCTTCCGCATCTCCGGCCTGCCGGTGGTCGACGAGACCGGCGCGCTTGTGGGCATTATCACCAACCGCGATATGCGTTTCGAGGTGGATCAGAACCGCCGGGTCGCCGATGTGATGACCAAGGCGCCGCTGATCACCGCGCAGGAGGGCGTCACCGCCGAGGCCGCGCTCGGTCTGCTGCGGCGCCACAAGATCGAGAAGCTGCCCATCGTGGACGGTAACGGCCGCCTGCGCGGGCTCATCACCGTCAAGGACTTCGTCAAGACCGATCAGTACCCGAACGCCACCAAGGACCGCGACGGGCGGCTGCTCGTCGGCGCCGCGATCGGCGTCGGCGAGGACTCCTGGTCGCGCGCCATGACTTTGGCCGACGCCGGAGTGGATGTGCTGGTCGTCGATACCGCGCACGGCCACCAGGCCGGTGTGCTGCAGATGGTGACCAAGGTCAAGGCCGAGGTCGGCGATCGCATCCAGATCGTCGGCGGCAATGTGGCCACCCGGGCCGGTGCGCTCGCACTGGTCGAGGCGGGTGCGGACGCGGTGAAGGTCGGGGTCGGTCCCGGCTCCATCTGCACCACCCGCGTGGTCGCCGGTGTCGGCGCGCCGCAGATCACCGCGATCCTCGAGGCCGTCGCGGTGTGCAAGCCGCACGGCGTGCCGGTGATCGCCGACGGTGGCATCCAGTTCTCCGGTGATATCGCCAAGGCCATCGCGGCGGGCGCGTCGACGGTCATGCTCGGCTCGCTGCTGGCCGGTACCGCCGAGTCACCGGGTGAGCTGATCCTGGTGGGCGGCAAGCAGTTCAAGAGCTACCGCGGCATGGGCTCGCTCGGTGCGATGCAGGGGCGCGGTCAGGCCAAGTCCTACTCCAAGGACCGCTACTTCCAGGACGACGTGCTCGCCGAGGACAAGCTCGTGCCCGAGGGCATCGAGGGCCGGGTGCCCTTCCGCGGACCGGTCAACCAGGTGATCCACCAGCTCGTCGGCGGCCTGCGGGCGGCCATGGGCTACACCGGCTCGCAGTCCATCGCGCATCTGCAGCAGGCACAGTTCGTGCAGATCACGGCGGCGGGACTCAAGGAGAGCCACCCGCACGACATCACGATGACCGTCGAGGCGCCGAACTACACTGGTCGCGGCTAACCTGCTCGACGGTGGTGTACTGGACCGCTCGGTCCGTGCATGATTGAGCTGGTTCGCACGTCGTCGCGGTCCAGCGCCGCAACAGTTGAGTGAATCGAATGGTCGGGGATGACGAGTCTCGACGGCCAGGTCCCCGCTC is part of the Nocardia sp. NBC_00565 genome and encodes:
- the groL gene encoding chaperonin GroEL (60 kDa chaperone family; promotes refolding of misfolded polypeptides especially under stressful conditions; forms two stacked rings of heptamers to form a barrel-shaped 14mer; ends can be capped by GroES; misfolded proteins enter the barrel where they are refolded when GroES binds) codes for the protein MPKQIQFDEQARRALERGVDKLADAVKVTLGPRGRHVVLAKAFGGPTVTNDGVTIAREIDLEDPFENLGAQLVKSVATKTNDVAGDGTTTATVLAQALVRAGLKNVAAGANPISVGKGIDKAAEAVSAALLELATPVSGEQAIAQVATVSSRDEEIGEMVGKALTTVGKDGVVTVEESSTLQTELVVTEGVQFDKGYLSPYFVTDADSQQAVLEDAYILLNREKVGSLPDLLPLLEKIAESGKPVLIIAEDVEGEALSTLVVNSIRKTLKAVAVKAPFFGDRRKAFLDDLAVVTAGTVVNPDLGITLREAGIEVLGKARRIVVTKDDTTIIDGAGTAEDIAARGAQLRREIEATESDWDREKLEERLAKLAGGVAVIKVGAATETALKERKYRVEDAVSAAKAAVDEGIVPGGGTALVQAAAKLVELRDSLSGDEAVGVEVMRTALSAPLFWIAANAGLDGAVVVSKVADGKEGFNAATLTYGDLLADGVVDPVKVTRSAVVNAASVARMILTTESAVVEKPAEEEHDHSHHGHSH
- a CDS encoding RskA family anti-sigma factor, which gives rise to MYQARIDLAHAVAFGSIDDEDHNAIQEVLEGEDPALRAEFLTEVRQTKEVLSALAAATAAQPPAALRERLLAAIAAEAPPVAS
- a CDS encoding sigma-70 family RNA polymerase sigma factor — encoded protein: MESAVTARAAESIELAALLQRCGRSDQEAFAELYDRTSARVFGLVLRVLHDPGYAEETTQEVYLQIWRTAASFDAAKGSAVTWLMTLAHRRAVDRVRAEQAHTLREVAYGIRVLGNEFDEVTEEVERRLEQQAVLKGLGTLTETQREAISLAYYGGRTYAEVANYLGVGLPTVKSRIRDGLTRLKKSLGVT
- a CDS encoding WhiB family transcriptional regulator — its product is MPMPTHLPGPNADVWDWQMRGSCRGQDSAVFFHPDGERGRARTAREMRAKEICRACPVLMQCRSHALKVSEPYGIWGGMSETEREMHARRNRRRMAV
- a CDS encoding sigma-70 family RNA polymerase sigma factor: MTNTGEELDLAVAAAAQGDRSALAQVLELVRPLVVRYCRARIGAAERGQLSADDVAQEVCLAVMTALPRYQDQGRPFMAFVYGIASHKVADAHRNAARNKAEAMAEVPDVISTDQGPEQRALESETSRQMNSLLATLPEKHREILILRLVMGLSAEETAVAVGSTAGAIRVAQHRALAKLKSQVARAGEMYG
- a CDS encoding anti-sigma-D factor RsdA; protein product: MARDGERGRGDWKARRGSRNSGPYAGDGDTGPVDIVAVRRDDALIDAIASNGPVQTDSAEEYQLATLMADWRAELISPPLPGEPNLDEIVAAVNQEIGARQVRIGAQSGGRLRLIRPILGTAAALALVIGGLSAFSYGAAPGDPLWRVKEVVFSEQAQTTVVQRADSDLANAKSALDQRNPEQAKAKLEGAKTNAELIDDPVKKEKRLSELDILFAELAKTFPDIASSITSAAPTTKPAPAATDGTTAPTTKPKPGTDSSSVVIAPPVDTKPSTTTEPTAPDKPPLPTTQVPATAEPPTQPSQNHPTPATPTTVVTPPTVVEPTADTGVPAQPPTRPQSPTGGNTFVIPSGLPSMPGLPGSGPAT
- a CDS encoding DUF5319 domain-containing protein; this encodes MRDHLPPGLPPDPFAGDPSDPSAALDAIEPGEPLDPHERLAVEEDLADLAVYEALLAHRGIRGLVVSCEDCRQDHYHDWDMLRANLLQLLVDGTVRPHEPAYDPVPEAYVTWDYCRGYADASMNEAFHGDGFDGFDS
- the guaB gene encoding IMP dehydrogenase, producing the protein MSNPVSGERIAVRPPTGGDDPNKIAMLGLTFDDVLLLPAASDLIPSSVETSSQLTREIRLRTPLCSSAMDTVTEARMAISMARAGGMGVLHRNLAAADQAAQVETVKRSEAGMVTDPVTCRPTDTLAEVDAMCARFRISGLPVVDETGALVGIITNRDMRFEVDQNRRVADVMTKAPLITAQEGVTAEAALGLLRRHKIEKLPIVDGNGRLRGLITVKDFVKTDQYPNATKDRDGRLLVGAAIGVGEDSWSRAMTLADAGVDVLVVDTAHGHQAGVLQMVTKVKAEVGDRIQIVGGNVATRAGALALVEAGADAVKVGVGPGSICTTRVVAGVGAPQITAILEAVAVCKPHGVPVIADGGIQFSGDIAKAIAAGASTVMLGSLLAGTAESPGELILVGGKQFKSYRGMGSLGAMQGRGQAKSYSKDRYFQDDVLAEDKLVPEGIEGRVPFRGPVNQVIHQLVGGLRAAMGYTGSQSIAHLQQAQFVQITAAGLKESHPHDITMTVEAPNYTGRG